Genomic segment of Phoenix dactylifera cultivar Barhee BC4 unplaced genomic scaffold, palm_55x_up_171113_PBpolish2nd_filt_p 002653F, whole genome shotgun sequence:
GGGCGCTCACATCCTTcacatttcatcaaaaaaataaaaaaaattaaataataaataaaataaaagttctGCGTAAAAAAGTAGTTAGGAATGCACGCCAATTTTCTCTAATGGGTCCGGTGCAAAACTTTGAATCTAAGATGTTAGGTTGATGGACTAAACTCATTCGAAGCTGGTGACTCTGAGCTATGCTCTGCTGAACTCGGTGTTTGTGCTGCACATCGGCATCAAACTGATAAGCCAACAGATTAACGCTGGACCAAACTCCAAATCATAAAATCTTAAAGACTCAAACTGTTATAATGGAAAATAAtggacaataagaaaaagaagaaaaaaaaatcattattcAATCATGTTATTGTTACAAGAAAAGAAACTATTTTAAATCGGCAACGAGATTcaaatttcaagaacattatATGGGACAAAATGCAATGTAAAATTTGGCAAACAAATactatattttttgttaaaagtaAAATATCGATATCGGGAACTTAAATATCAATACTGGTCATGCCAAATTGTACAAGCAACATATTTGACACCTTAACAGGCTATCTGCAGCACTGTAATGGTCCACATTCTTGACAACCATATGATTCGTAGAATTCGAACAAATGCAGGGCCTACATTCTTACATTCTGACATTCAATAGTTTTCATCTTTTTCATAAATCATTACCTTATAATCAACATGCCGTTgattattttctgtttttttggtgaaaaagaaAAGTTCGAGCACTGCTTTATAATCAACATGCGGTTGATGAGTACTGACCTTCATCattttaagttcagaaagaaGCAACATCCTCCTTGGAGACGAGAGCCTCCATCCGTTGCAGCAGCAAATCGACATCATCCTGTGTCTTGATGAGGCTCAGGCGTGCGTAACGGCTACTAGCTTCAAATACTGCACCAGCACGGGAAATGATGCCTGCTTCCCTGAGGACAGCAGAGCAGTCCACATCTCCTTCCATCTCACACTTCAACCAAGCATAAGCTGCTCATTTCAATGATCGTCAACATTTAGATACCAGAGAATTTTCTCTACATCCTTCTTAAGCATTGACGGAAATCATTTCATTTATGAGCTTCACCTGGAGAAGGGTCTATGATCTTTTTGAAGTAGGTGCAGTACAGAGGAGAGAGTTGCTGCAAGGAGAAGCGGTTGGAGGATGATATGACCTTAGATAATTTGCTCCATCTTTCTCTGGTTGTTTTATGTCCGAATTCAAAgatgcctccctctcctctcatcTCTGCCAACATCACTTTGACGAGCTTCAGCACTCTTAACTGAGTATCACGAGAAACACCCATGGTATTTAGTTGCATGTATTCCGTGGCTTTTTGATACACCTTCTCGTCCTTTATCACCGCCCACCTTCATTCAAGTAAAAATGCCAATGATTCAATCAACCatttacatacatgcatgcatatgtgtATGTCACATAGAAATCATAAGAGAGAAAACAAAATGCTGGAAGAGGCGGCTATCTtctatgctctctctctctctctctctctctctctctctctcaaacatTAACTTTAAATGATAAGATTACTTTAGCCCTATATATGATCAATGATTTAGATATTAGATGGATCGATGGTTGGTGCCATACAAGAAAAAACCAAATTATTGTGCAAAATGAACAATAACGTCCATGGTTTTATTCAGAAGGATGCTTTTGGATTATATAGGGAAGTTCGATTTATGCAAACCATTCGGTCATAGTAATTGATAGGAGTGTTGATCTATCTTTTTGAAAAAAGACTGACTCACATCAAGATACAGAGCTTATATAGTTGCATATTAAAGATATAGAGATTCTTCAAATTACTTATGAAATTGTTCAGCTTGTTCGATGATTTAACAGGTATACTTACATACCACTATCTTTGTAAAagtttttcatcattttttaatattttttcttataAATTCTTTATAACTAGTTTCCTgtaaacttttctttttttaataaaggcCGGGTGGCTTTGCCTCTTTCttcatcattaaaaaaaaaacaaaaacaaaaaaaaaaaaacaaaagacagGAGCGGATAACATGAGACATACCCAAACCTACTGCTGGCATGGCCGGTAACCTTGGAAGCGGTGAAGATCATGACATCCTCATCAGCTGGGGCTGGAATTGCAGTAAAATGAGGCCAGTAGTAAGCATGATCATAAATAACAGATGAACCTCCAAGAACTGATTGCAGCAGGCGCCCATCAGGATTGTTTGGTGAAGTTACAAACTCAATGAAGTTTCCCATCGATGCTACAGATGCATTTACCCATTTGGATGTTACTCCTTTCCATTCATACTCCCTTCTGTCGAAAAGATCGGTCTGCAATTTGTATAACTGTGCACGAACATGATAACAAAACAAGCTCAACGATACGTAGCTGAAAGTTGGAAATTAAGGACTTCAAATTTTCTAATCACCAGTATAGAAACACCAACACAATATTACGAAAAAAGGATTCAAGCAGCAGGAGAGGAGGGTGCTGACCGCATAGTAGGGAGCGGTTGCAACAACAGAGGCAGGAGTGGAGGCATTTTCCGGCGAGAGAGCGTACACCAGAGCATTGAGCAGCTGAGTAGAACCTGATCCGAAGACGATGAACCTACCGTCGGTGACGGCATTCCCGACGGCCTCGTGGAGGAGGCGGATGTGCTTCTCGAGCTCCACGGAGATGAAGTAATCTCCCGTGGTTCTGTAGCTCATCCGGTGCCATCCCGAGAATACCACCGCACTGCTCGCTGCATGCTGCTGCCAATATGGCTCCAAAAACAACGGATCCCcgctgccaaaaaaaaaaagaaaaaaaaaatctatcattCCTTGATTCAATTGAGCCCATTTGTCACACCAACTAGGATCCTCGGCGGTGCGCAAGCCACACTGCAGAGTAGTGTACAGTTCTCGATAGTTACCATCagaagatgaaaacaatatttatGAAGCATGTTgtttgatagtcatctactttcTAATAGCAGCCGGACTACACAGTACT
This window contains:
- the LOC120109741 gene encoding tryptophan aminotransferase-related protein 3-like; its protein translation is MIDFFFLFFFGSGDPLFLEPYWQQHAASSAVVFSGWHRMSYRTTGDYFISVELEKHIRLLHEAVGNAVTDGRFIVFGSGSTQLLNALVYALSPENASTPASVVATAPYYALYKLQTDLFDRREYEWKGVTSKWVNASVASMGNFIEFVTSPNNPDGRLLQSVLGGSSVIYDHAYYWPHFTAIPAPADEDVMIFTASKVTGHASSRFGWAVIKDEKVYQKATEYMQLNTMGVSRDTQLRVLKLVKVMLAEMRGEGGIFEFGHKTTRERWSKLSKVISSSNRFSLQQLSPLYCTYFKKIIDPSPAYAWLKCEMEGDVDCSAVLREAGIISRAGAVFEASSRYARLSLIKTQDDVDLLLQRMEALVSKEDVASF